A stretch of DNA from Streptomyces rubradiris:
CGGTTCGTGCGCGAAGCCGCCTTCCAACAGCAGGGGTGCGATCTCCGCGGGCCCCCATGTGGTGTTCTCCGGCTTGGCCTCCCAAGACGGGCGAGACGGGTGTTCGGCCGGCTTCGAGCACTCGGGACACAGGTCGCGGTCCCCGCCCACCTTTGCCGACACCCAACCGGCCGACTTCAATTTCTTCTCGGCGGCTTCAGCCGAGCGCACGGTGATTTCAACAACTCGTGCGCACTCGCGGCAGGTCACCTTGGCAGTCAGTTCCATAAAGTCCTCATCGAACAACATGCGGGCGGCGCTCCACAGCCTGGGACGCTGCGCCCAGGACACTGTGGCGGCTGGCACCGTCGAGGTCAAACACCGTGCCCCGCAAGGGATTTGCACTTCGTGCAAGCCGTCTCGACGGCGCTCTCCGGCACCCGTACCGTGGGGGCCCCGGTCGTGCGGCGTGGGAGGGGACCTGTGCCCGGTGACCCATGGAACACCCCCAAGGCGCGCGAGTTAGCCGAGCGGCGGCGCCCCGGCGCACTCATCCGTCTCGGCCGTGAACACCGCGCCTGGACACTTGCCGACCTCGGTGAACGACTCGGCTGTTCGCCGGCCACGGTGTCCCGGCTGGAGCGCAGCACCCGGGTCGTCGACCTGACCCTGGTACACCGCGCCGCACTCGAAGTCGACGTCCCACGACACATCTTGATGCACTCCTTGGCGCCAGCCGCCCCGGCGGCACCGGAGGCCACTAGAGTGACGGCCAGCCCGCACGCCGAGGAGGACCCCATGCGCCGCCGAACGCTGCTCGCCGCCACGGCGGCCGGACCGGCCGCCCTGCTGATGGGCCTGGACGAGGCCCTGGCCGACACCCCCGCCCCGACCGGCGGCGGACCGCTGGACGCCCGGCTGGCCACCGCCCGCGAGCTGTACGACAAGGGCGCGCACGGTCGTCTGCTCGCCGTCCTGCCCGGCCTGATCGGCGACGGGCACGCCGCCGCCTCGTCTCGCCGAGAACTCGACCAGGCCCGGCTCTCCTCCGTCTACAGCCTGGCCGCCGCGGTACTGGTCAAGGTCGGCTCCTACGAGCAGGCACGGCTCACCGCGGACCGAGCCCGCACCTGGGCCGAAGTATCCGGCTCCCCCCTCGCATCCGCGGCAGCCGTCCGGGAACTGGCGATCGTGCTGCGCCACCAGGACCGCAACGAAGAAGCCCAGCGCCTCATGACGGCAGCGGCTGCACGAGTAGAAGCCACGGGTCTACGCACCGAAGCCTCGACGTCGGCGTACGCACAGATGCTCTGCACCCTGGCCTACACCGCCGCCCGCGGCGGGCGTCGCACCGAGGCCCTGGCGATGACCGAGGAAGCACGCCGCGCCGCCCGCCGGCTACCGGCGAGCGCTCCAGCCGGCCGCCTGTTCCCCATCGCTCCGGCCGCCGTCGACCTGTACGCCGTCGGCGTGCACTGGGCACTCGGCGACGCCGGCGCCGCCCTGGAAGCCGGCAAGGACCTGCGGCCCGCCCAGTTCACGACAGCCGAGCGGAAGGCGCGCCTGGGCACCGACATGGCACGGGCCTGGTGGGCATGGCAGCGCCCCGCCCAGACGGCCCAGGCCCTGCTGTCCGCATACCGCGCCAGCCCCGGGGAAGT
This window harbors:
- a CDS encoding helix-turn-helix domain-containing protein; this encodes MPGDPWNTPKARELAERRRPGALIRLGREHRAWTLADLGERLGCSPATVSRLERSTRVVDLTLVHRAALEVDVPRHILMHSLAPAAPAAPEATRVTASPHAEEDPMRRRTLLAATAAGPAALLMGLDEALADTPAPTGGGPLDARLATARELYDKGAHGRLLAVLPGLIGDGHAAASSRRELDQARLSSVYSLAAAVLVKVGSYEQARLTADRARTWAEVSGSPLASAAAVRELAIVLRHQDRNEEAQRLMTAAAARVEATGLRTEASTSAYAQMLCTLAYTAARGGRRTEALAMTEEARRAARRLPASAPAGRLFPIAPAAVDLYAVGVHWALGDAGAALEAGKDLRPAQFTTAERKARLGTDMARAWWAWQRPAQTAQALLSAYRASPGEVRDRPTIRSIVTELAERHPRTAGVRELHTAVFSPSR